Within Gilvibacter sp. SZ-19, the genomic segment TAGATGAACTTAAAACAAGGCTTTTAGGCGGCGGCTTGCAGTTCCCGGATATAGAGAACACGGTTTTAGAGAAAAACATCTTTGGGGTAGACCTTAACGAGGAGTCTGTAGAGATAGCCAAGCTGTCTCTGTGGTTGCGTACTGCACAACCGAGAAGAAAGCTCAATGATTTGTCAAACAACATTAAGTGCGGTAATAGTTTAATAGACAGCAAAGCCGTGGCAGGCGATAAGGCTTTTAACTGGCAGGAAGAGTTTCCAGAGATCTTTGCTAAAGGTGGGTTTGACGTGGTTATTGGGAATCCGCCTTATGTGTCGAATAAAGATATGCATAGACATGGTATGCAAAATCAAATATCTTATTGGAATAACAAGTTTAAGAGCACTGAGTCAGGGAATTATGATATTTTCATACCTTTTATTGAACAAGGATTACATTTGCTAAATACTCATAAGAGGCTTTCTTTTATTATTCCTAATAAATTTTTAATTGCAAAGTATTCAAGGAGTTTGCTTGAACTCATTTGTGAAAAATATAACTTCGTTGAGGTTATAGATTATTCCAACGTGAAGGTGTTTCCAGGAGCTTCGGTTTATCCAATTATAATAACGGTTTTGAAGGAAACTAAAAGTACAATAGATAATTCAACCGTTGACAGGGTTATAGTGGATCAAGGTGCCTTTGAAGAATTTGGGATTCGCAGAAAATGGGACTTCGTTAATCTGAAATTTCTCGACTCAATAGATTCGGAGAGTGATTCTGTAATATTCAAAATAGAAAATTCAAATAATCTATTGAATGATGTATTGAGTTTCGAACCGGGTATAAATGGCTTTCAATTTACAAATTACGCTAAGTGCGTCACGGAGGGAAGAGTTAATTCAGATTCAAAAAAGTTAATAGTTACAGGTACTATTGACCCTCATATTTTCAATAACAGCATAACCAGATACAAAAAGAAGGATTACAAAGAACCATTCATAACCTATGATTCCGAGATAATCTCAGAAGGTAAGTGGGCGTTATTCAGCAAACCAAAAGTAATGGTTGCAGGAATGACAAAAGTTCTTGAAGCTTCGTTAGATATTAATGGTAGTCATGCTCCAGCTGTCAGTGTGTATAGTATTTGTGGACACCCAGATGATTTGTACCATGTTCAATTGATTATAAATTCAAAGCTTATCAATTGGTTTTTCAGATATAAGTTTTCAGATAAGCATATGTCTGGTGGTTATATTAGCGTGAATAATCAACTCTTAAAGCAAATACCCTTTAAACGATTTGAAAATTTAGATATAATTAAAGAGCTAGTTCTTAACGCTAATGTAAAGCGTAAACATCTTGAAGGGATATTGACTCGGCTAATTGATTTGATAAAATCAAAGTTTGAACTTAAAAAGACTTCCAAAAAACTACAAAACTGGAATAAGCTCAAATTTTCTGAATTTATAACTGAGTTGAATAAAGCAAGAAAGGCGTTGGCTAAAGAGCGTGGAATTGAATACCATAAACTTTCTTTGATGCAAGAGTCAGAATGGATGGAGTATTTCAATGAACAAGTACGATCAACTAGATTACTCGAGGCGGACATTAAAGAACTTGACATGCAGATTGACCAAATGGTTTACGAGCTTTATGGATTGACAGAGAAGGAAATTGCTATTGTGGAGAATAGTTGATAGCGATTTCGCTTTGCCAAATGAGTATAAGCCTTATCCTTTATAAAAGGTTTATAGGTTGAAAAACAGTACATTAAACTACATAAATACGGTTTAAATAGTACATAAATCGGAGGATTTTGTTGCGCAAAAGCGGATAGAACTGCCCGAAATTTGCCTTGTATTTAATTGTTAATACACGCTTATGAAGAACAGAAAATTCTATCCGAGTATTTGGCAGACCTTTCCAAACAGTTTGGACCTCGCTGCCCATTGGGACACGCAACGTGCGCACACCCTTAATTTAAGTTTGACACAAAAAGAGACCGACCCGCTAAAAATAGCGGAGATGTCTCTAAACATAAACGGTTTTGCTTTAGTAGATACTAATGGCAACGCCACCAGTATTGAATCCTTTACGCAACAGACCCGTTTACAACTTAAAGGTCAGCATACCGGGCTTTTTATAAAGACCCGCGAAGCAGTGACCTTGCCAGAGGCCGTTTACACCAAGGTTCGTTTTTACCTCAAAGCATGGGACAACTCTTTTGTCTTAAATGACTACACCAAAAAGGAGGTATTCGATACACCTTATTTGGATTTTGACATTCAAGGTGCTTATGCGGTTTCAAGTAAAAACCCTCAAGAGCTGCGCTTGCAGTTCAATTTTACTCCTTACAGTGTAGCAGGGATTTTACGTTGGTTAAAACACCGAATCTTCGGTAAGGTTAAGCCAAAAATGGCTTACCGCTTTGCCCACTAGGGTTAATTTTACACTTAAAGCAAGAAGCAGCCTCCGGGCTGCTTTTTTTGTGGGCAGCAACTAACACATTTCTATTATCTTAGTGGCACAACTAAGTAAACATCCATGCGATATCTCTCTTTTTTCCTTTTTGTATTGCTTGTGGGATGCAAAGACGCTTCGCAAAATACTGCGGAGGTAGCTCCGCAATTCACCTCCAATTATGATGAACCTTATCGCCTACAATATCATTTCTCACCACCTGCCAAATGGATGAACGATCCCAACGGCTTGGTATACAATGATGGCGTTTATCATTTGTTCTATCAGTATTATCCGGATGATATTGTTTGGGGGCCGATGCATTGGGGCCATGCCACCAGTACAGATATGGTGCATTGGGAGCACAAGCCCATTGCCTTGTACCCCGATGAGCACGGACTCATTTTCTCCGGAAGCGCTGTGGTAGATCACAACAACACTTCAGGCTTCGGAAAAGACGGTATAGCACCACTGGTCGCTATTTTCACCTACCACCTCATGGAAGGCGAACAAGCCGGTAGAACAGATTATCAGACCCAAGGTATTGCCTACAGTTTAGACAATGGCGACACCTGGACCAAATACGAAGGCAATCCTGTTATTGGCAACGACGGAATTAAAGATTTTAGAGACCCAAAAGTATTTTGGGACAAGACCACCGAGCAGTGGGTCATGGTTCTGGTGGCTGGAGATCATGCTAAATTTTATAGATCTTCCAACTTAAAAGATTGGATACACATGAGCGATTTTGGCAAAGACAAGGGCGCTCACGGCGGAGTTTGGGAATGTCCAGATCTGTTCAAGCTTCGCATTCAGGGTTCTTATGATGCACGCTGGGTATTGCTTATCAGTATAAATCCCGGGGCACCAAACGGAGGTTCAGGCACCCAGTATTTTATTGGCGATTGGGACGGAGAGACCTTTACCACAGATCAAGAAGAACCCCTTTGGATAGACTACGGTACAGACAACTATGCGGGCGTTACCTATAATAATGAGCCTAATCAGGAGCGACTATTCATAGGCTGGATGAGCAATTGGAATTACGCGCGCAACACCCCAACTGAAGTATGGCGCAGTTCTATGACCTTGCCGCGCAGCCTTAAACTTAAAGAATTTAAAGAAGGGCTTCGCCTAACCAATTATCCTTATGACAAGGTAGATACCTTGGTCTATGATCGCGAACCGGTTTATGCTGCAGATGCTCCAGGGCAAGTCTACTTTGACTCGGTTCCATTGAATCAGCATAGAATTCAGTTTAAGGCTCCTGCCAATGAGACGACCTTCTTTATTTTAAGCAATGACAAACGCGAAGAGATAGAACTGGGTTTCTTTCCACAAGACAGTCTCATGACCTTTGATAGAACCCAAAGCGGTCTTGTAGACTTTGAGCCTTCTTTTGGGGCAGAACGCCACAGCCAACCCTTTACTCCCAATGGAGAAGAGATGGATGTTACGGTCTATATCGATGCTTCTTCCATTGAGGTTTTTGTGGACTGGGGGCGCTATGTCTTTACCGAACAAATTTTTCCCACCATACCTTATGATGAGGTGCAGGTGGTTAACCAAAGCAAGTCCGGCATACGAAACTTTCGGATAGATTCCATTCCAAGCATTTGGAAATAACTAACTAACCAACAACAAAATGAACAAAATTGTAATATGGTCGGTCACAGTGGCCTTGGCCGGTTTTCTCTTCGGATTCGATACCGTTGTGATCAGTGGAGCGAACAAACCTATCCAAGAACTTTGGAACACCTCACCCTTATTTCACGGAACCTTTATCATGTCTATGGCATTATGGGGCACCGTTTTGGGTTCCCTTACCGGAGGGATCCCCACCAAGAGATTAGGTAGAAAAAAGACCCTGTTTTGGATCGGGGTGCTGTTTTTTATCTCGGCAGTAGGAAGCGCCTTGGCGGCCGATCCGTATTCGTTCTCGTTCTTTAGATTTATTGGTGGAGTTGGCGTAGGAGTATCTTCCGTTGCTGCACCGATCTATATTTCTGAGATCACCTCTGCAAAGAACCGCGGTAAGATGGTAGCCCTATACCAGTTCTGTCTGGTTTTTGGAATTTTGGTCGCCTTTATTTCCAATTGGTTGCTCAAAGGCTTCGATGGTGCCAACGATTGGCGTTGGATGCTCGGGGTAGAAGCCTTGCCGGCCTTGTTGTATACCATCATGGTATTAAAAGTGCCCAACAGTCCGCGTTGGTTGGCCATTCACAAAAAGGACGACCAAGGCGCTCTAGGCATTTTAGAAACTATCTACTCCGCAGCAGATAAGGCAAAAAATGTCTTACAAGAAATAAAACAAGATCTGCTTCAGCCCAAAACCAGTGAAAAACTGTTTCAGAAGAAATACAAGCGTGTACTTTGGTTAGGCTTCTTGATCGCCTTTTTTAACCAACTCAGTGGAATCAACTTTGTGCTGTACTATGCGCCGCAGATCTTGGAGCAAGCCGGTTTAGGAGGAGAAGAGTCGCTATTTAACTCCATCGCCATAGGGATCGTGAATTTGGTCTTTACCCTTATAGGAGTTCGTCTAATAGATAAACTAGGACGCAGACAACTCATCATTATAGGTTCCATAGGTTATATTGTTAGTTTGATCATGGTCGGATGGTGTTTCTATTCAAATGCTTCTCCAGCCATGCTGCTTACCTTTATATGTATTTTCATCGCTTCGCATGCTATTGGACAGGGTGCGGTAATTTGGGTTTTCATTTCAGAGATCTTCCCCAATCGCGTTCGTGCATACGGGCAGAGTTGGGGCACGAGTACCCATTGGGTGTTTGCCGCATTGATCACGCTGATCACCCCATTCTTTATCGATGAACAAGAAGGAATTCTCAGAGATTCCTTATGGTATATCTATTATTTCTTTGCCGGTATGATGGTCTTGCAATTGCTCTGGGCGATCTTTAAAATGCCAGAGACCAAAGGCGTGTCTTTAGAAGACTTGGAGAAAAAGCTT encodes:
- a CDS encoding Eco57I restriction-modification methylase domain-containing protein; translated protein: MPLFQASVLKKYLNLQDKALLERQFKRFSKYFLDAKIQENIKNSKEEEYQGIFLTELFVNVLGYTLKPKEPFNLVAEYKNETNARKADGAILKDDSAIGVIELKSTKTKDLESIRRQAFDYKANQKDCVYVITSNFEKLRFYINDATEFIEFDLFNLSHDQFELLYLCLAKENIFSNLPLKIKEDSLAQEEAITKEFYKDYSVFKRELYRDLVKRNGKRLKEEAKSMLSDHATDDVVKAELQRIEKNVKLSLFKKSQKLIDRLLFIFFAEDRGLLPPNSTLLILEEWNKLKDLDVNVPLYERFKLYFKYLDEGREGTDKKAEIYAYNGGLFKPDTVLDTIELDDELLYKHTLKLANYDFESQVDVNILGHIFENSLNEIESVNAEIEGGEFDKQKSKRKKDGVFYTPKYITKYIVENTVGKLCEEKKQELGFKEEEYYKSRKGRQKATLERLRDILDEYREWLLQITICDPACGSGAFLNQALDFLISEHNYIDELKTRLLGGGLQFPDIENTVLEKNIFGVDLNEESVEIAKLSLWLRTAQPRRKLNDLSNNIKCGNSLIDSKAVAGDKAFNWQEEFPEIFAKGGFDVVIGNPPYVSNKDMHRHGMQNQISYWNNKFKSTESGNYDIFIPFIEQGLHLLNTHKRLSFIIPNKFLIAKYSRSLLELICEKYNFVEVIDYSNVKVFPGASVYPIIITVLKETKSTIDNSTVDRVIVDQGAFEEFGIRRKWDFVNLKFLDSIDSESDSVIFKIENSNNLLNDVLSFEPGINGFQFTNYAKCVTEGRVNSDSKKLIVTGTIDPHIFNNSITRYKKKDYKEPFITYDSEIISEGKWALFSKPKVMVAGMTKVLEASLDINGSHAPAVSVYSICGHPDDLYHVQLIINSKLINWFFRYKFSDKHMSGGYISVNNQLLKQIPFKRFENLDIIKELVLNANVKRKHLEGILTRLIDLIKSKFELKKTSKKLQNWNKLKFSEFITELNKARKALAKERGIEYHKLSLMQESEWMEYFNEQVRSTRLLEADIKELDMQIDQMVYELYGLTEKEIAIVENS
- a CDS encoding glycoside hydrolase family 32 protein, whose translation is MRYLSFFLFVLLVGCKDASQNTAEVAPQFTSNYDEPYRLQYHFSPPAKWMNDPNGLVYNDGVYHLFYQYYPDDIVWGPMHWGHATSTDMVHWEHKPIALYPDEHGLIFSGSAVVDHNNTSGFGKDGIAPLVAIFTYHLMEGEQAGRTDYQTQGIAYSLDNGDTWTKYEGNPVIGNDGIKDFRDPKVFWDKTTEQWVMVLVAGDHAKFYRSSNLKDWIHMSDFGKDKGAHGGVWECPDLFKLRIQGSYDARWVLLISINPGAPNGGSGTQYFIGDWDGETFTTDQEEPLWIDYGTDNYAGVTYNNEPNQERLFIGWMSNWNYARNTPTEVWRSSMTLPRSLKLKEFKEGLRLTNYPYDKVDTLVYDREPVYAADAPGQVYFDSVPLNQHRIQFKAPANETTFFILSNDKREEIELGFFPQDSLMTFDRTQSGLVDFEPSFGAERHSQPFTPNGEEMDVTVYIDASSIEVFVDWGRYVFTEQIFPTIPYDEVQVVNQSKSGIRNFRIDSIPSIWK
- a CDS encoding sugar porter family MFS transporter encodes the protein MNKIVIWSVTVALAGFLFGFDTVVISGANKPIQELWNTSPLFHGTFIMSMALWGTVLGSLTGGIPTKRLGRKKTLFWIGVLFFISAVGSALAADPYSFSFFRFIGGVGVGVSSVAAPIYISEITSAKNRGKMVALYQFCLVFGILVAFISNWLLKGFDGANDWRWMLGVEALPALLYTIMVLKVPNSPRWLAIHKKDDQGALGILETIYSAADKAKNVLQEIKQDLLQPKTSEKLFQKKYKRVLWLGFLIAFFNQLSGINFVLYYAPQILEQAGLGGEESLFNSIAIGIVNLVFTLIGVRLIDKLGRRQLIIIGSIGYIVSLIMVGWCFYSNASPAMLLTFICIFIASHAIGQGAVIWVFISEIFPNRVRAYGQSWGTSTHWVFAALITLITPFFIDEQEGILRDSLWYIYYFFAGMMVLQLLWAIFKMPETKGVSLEDLEKKLVDEEA